In a single window of the Balaenoptera acutorostrata chromosome 3, mBalAcu1.1, whole genome shotgun sequence genome:
- the PLD4 gene encoding 5'-3' exonuclease PLD4 — protein sequence MNAKAGPPEVRGTLALLCVSAVTLTYALWQALSSSARPHVRPEEGPTASCGLGSSLAWAPLGGEAWRHQQNDSCRLVLVESIPQDLPPAAGSPSAQPLAQAWLQLLDAARESVHVASFYWSLTGSDTGVNDSSSQLGEALLQKLQQLLDRNVSLAVATSTPTLVRNSTDLQVLVARGAQVRHVPMGRLTGGVLHSKFWVVDGRHVYVGSANMDWRSLTQVKELGTIICNCSRLAQDLEKTFQTYWVLGAPKAVLPKPWPRNFSSRINRFQPLRDYFDGVPTTAYFSASPPALCPHGRTRDLDALLAVMGGAREFIYASVMEYFPTTRFTHPARYWPVLDTALRAAAVSRGVRVHLLVSCWLNTDPSMFPYLRSLQALSNPAANVSVDVKVFIVPVRNHSNIPFSRVNHSKFMVTEKAAYIGTSNWSEDYFSSTSGVGLVVSQRASSTQPGVTTVQEQLRQLFERDWSSRYAVGLDGQAQGQDCVWQG from the exons GTGCGGGGGACTCTGGCCCTGCTGTGCGTGAGCGCCGTGACCCTCACCTACGCGCTGTGGCAGGCGCTCTCTTCCTCCGCCCGGCCCCACGTGCGCCCCGAGGAAGGGCCCACCGCGTCCTGCGGCCTTGGCTCCAGCCTGGCCTGGGCGCCCCTGGGAGGGGAGGCCTGGCGGCATCAGCAGAACGACTCCTGCCG GCTTGTCCTCGTGGAAAGCATCCCCCAGGACCTGCCGCCTGCAGCAGGCAGCCCGtctgcccagcccctggcccaggcCTGGCTGCAGCTGCTGGACGCCGCCCGGGAGAGTGTCCACGTGGCCTCCTTCTACTGGTCCCTCACGGGGTCCGACACTGGGGTCAATGACTCGTCTTCCCAGCTG GGAGAGGCCCTTCTGCAGAAGCTGCAGCAGCTGCTGGACAGAAACGTTTCCCTGGCTGTGGCCACCAGCACCCCGACACTGGTCCGGAACTCCACCGACCTGCAGGTCCTGGTGGCCCGAG GCGCCCAGGTGCGACATGTGCCCATGGGAAGGCTCACCGGCGGCGTTTTGCACTCCAAGTTCTGGGTCGTGGATGGGCGGCACGTCTATGTGGGCAGTGCCAACATGGACTGGCGGTCACTGACACAG GTGAAGGAGCTCGGCACCATCATCTGCAACTGCAGCCGCCTGGCCCAGGACCTGGAGAAGACCTTCCAGACCTACTGGGTGTTGGGGGCGCCGAAGGCTGTCCTCCCCAAGCCCTGGCCTCGGAACTTCTCCTCCCGCATCAACCGCTTCCAGCCCCTCCGGGACTACTTTGACGGGGTGCCCACCACTGCCTACTTCTCG GCATCACCGCCCGCACTCTGCCCCCACGGCCGCACCCGGGACCTGGACGCGCTGCTGGCGGTGATGGGGGGCGCCCGGGAGTTCATCTATGCCTCGGTGATGGAGTATTTCCCCACCACACGCTTCACCCACCCCGCCAG GTACTGGCCGGTGCTGGACACGGCGCTGCGGGCGGCGGCCGTCAGCAGGGGCGTGCGCGTGCACCTGCTGGTCAGCTGCTGGCTCAACACGGACCCCAGCATGTTCCCTTACCTGCGGTCCCTGCAAGCCCTCAGCAACCCCGCGGCCAACGTGTCCGTGGACGTG AAAGTCTTCATTGTGCCCGTGAGGAACCACTCCAACATCCCCTTCAGCAGGGTGAACCACAGCAAGTTCATGGTCACGGAGAAGGCGGCCTACATAG GCACTTCCAACTGGTCCGAAGATTACTTCAGCAGCACCTCGGGTGTGGGCCTGGTGGTCAGCCAGAGGGCCTCCAGCACCCAGCCAGGGGTGACAACCGTGCAGGAGCAGCTGCGGCAACTCTTTGAGCGAGACTGGAGTTCCCGCTACGCTGTAGGCCTGGACGGACAGGCCCAGGGCCAGGACTGTGTTTGGCAGGGCTGA